A single region of the Silene latifolia isolate original U9 population chromosome 8, ASM4854445v1, whole genome shotgun sequence genome encodes:
- the LOC141597072 gene encoding F-box/LRR-repeat protein At3g58930-like, giving the protein MSLKMLRHRDHDQYYKIEIPRSPSLPKLKILHLDNIIFFDFESIERLFSSCELLEKLTLKYCKCDIGGHALHRTGILKELTINRCSFLLGTFEIDAPNLVYLKYKSNIGVRIIPSWKNSCSFEKASLTFSCSADDSAAKVDMNREILEAAAYKAVKISFEMDSLQLLLTRDDEMQMPDFHSLLTLYLGDCPYIAWEYVTCLLEKCSQLQIVRFESGLHCCECCGYECPEDDCYEALPSSDINLAPFPCHVKKIEVFSFCGHMCSLSLMGHLLKSASVLEEMDVYTNIDDDGETNVESAKLDICMDLLRLPRASKDCRVEIME; this is encoded by the exons ATGAGTCTGAAAATGTTGAGGCATAGAGATCATGATCAgtattacaaaattgaaattcCTCGATCACCCTCGTTGCCAAAACTGAAGATCCTTCATCTGGATAATATCATTTTCTTTGATTTTGAATCAATAGAAAGATTGTTTTCTAGCTGTGAATTGCTTGAAAAATTGACTCTTAAATATTGCAAGTGTGACATTGGTGGTCATGCTCTTCATCGGACGGGAATACTCAAAGAGCTAACAATAAACCGTTGCTCTTTTTTGTTGGGCACATTTGAGATTGACGCCCCTAATTTGGTATATTTAAAGTACAAGTCAAATATTGGTGTGAGAATTATTCCGTCGTGGAAGAACTCGTGTTCTTTTGAGAAGGCAAGCCTAACTTTTAGTTGCAGCGCAGATGATTCTGCTGCTAAAGTAGATATGAACCGTGAAATTTTAGAAGCCGCTGCCTATAAAGCCGTAAAAATAAGTTTTGAAATGGACTCACTGCAG CTTCTGCTTACAAGAGATGACGAGATGCAAATGCCTGATTTCCATAGCCTGTTAACTTTATACCTTGGTGACTGTCCATATATTGCGTGGGAATACGTAACTTGCTTGCTTGAGAAATGTTCTCAACTTCAAATTGTCCGCTTTGAATCG GGCTTACATTGCTGCGAATGTTGTGGATACGAATGTCCTGAAGATGACTGCTATGAAGCGCTGCCATCTTCAGATATTAATCTGGCCCCTTTTCCATGCCATGTCAAAAAGATTGAAGTGTTCAGTTTTTGTGGGCACATGTGTTCATTATCACTTATGGGGCATCTTCTTAAAAGCGCGAGTGTCCTGGAGGAGATGGACGTCTATACAAATATCGATGACGATGGGGAGACTAATGTGGAGAGCGCGAAATTGGACATCTGTATGGATCTGTTGAGGCTTCCAAGGGCTTCAAAAGATTGTCGTGTAGAAATAATGGAGTAG